A region of Mesorhizobium sp. M3A.F.Ca.ET.080.04.2.1 DNA encodes the following proteins:
- a CDS encoding TraH family protein, whose product MVDAALIEQCTDRGLKPAIVEKFIERAGSQDPLAITVRSGNRVVVIPRPATPDEAMDLISQHVGRAVVRVGITQYPAGLGVMEAGELKRDLVDACANLRMGTALFAKVYRIVTKWYGNPAEEAFDDAIIAWQTGYFEGESVFRAADPRDIGAAAPAADKGTLEPANSEATSDKDSAEDPNRAGIRVDLSQIGLRSD is encoded by the coding sequence ATGGTCGATGCGGCCCTTATCGAGCAATGCACCGATCGGGGTCTGAAGCCCGCGATTGTCGAGAAATTCATCGAGCGCGCTGGATCACAGGATCCGCTCGCCATCACGGTGCGCTCCGGCAATCGTGTGGTGGTGATCCCGAGGCCCGCTACGCCGGACGAGGCGATGGACCTCATCAGTCAGCATGTCGGCCGCGCTGTTGTACGTGTGGGAATTACACAATACCCGGCCGGTCTTGGGGTCATGGAAGCGGGAGAGCTGAAGCGCGACCTGGTTGACGCTTGCGCAAATCTGCGCATGGGCACCGCACTGTTCGCCAAGGTCTATCGGATCGTGACCAAATGGTATGGGAACCCGGCCGAGGAAGCCTTCGACGACGCAATCATTGCATGGCAGACGGGGTATTTCGAAGGGGAGTCGGTGTTTCGCGCGGCGGATCCGCGCGATATCGGGGCGGCTGCGCCGGCTGCTGACAAGGGCACGTTAGAGCCAGCCAACAGCGAAGCGACCAGCGACAAAGACTCCGCCGAGGATCCAAATCGAGCCGGGATAAGGGTCGATCTTTCCCAAATTGGACTTCGCTCGGACTAA
- a CDS encoding conjugal transfer protein TraB: MTPDILARSRRRAFSALRAQSLPSIPARLRSPLLVAVSIVVGMVGWSGQVLALPVAIIFPALWAHSPSRLVAGLMSAGYFLAASRGLPQGVANFYAADVWSGLLLWIAASLAFMAVHTVLWAKRPEQGRPRRIALRYLAAMVLTGLPPFGITGWANPLTAAGVLFPGCGWWGLAATTTGLAMMTSRFWPAAVLALSGFWLWSAATWTQPDLPQAWQGVDLKYGVSLGRDASLERHRGLVAIVRALADDGTRFVVLPESALGFWTPTVKHLWQNGLQGTDLSVIAGAAVIDERGYVNVMVAISAHDAHVIYRERMPVPVSMWQPWRAWFGQDGGARANFFANPVVELSGTKIAALICYEQLIVWPALQSMLYSPDLIVATGNGWWTAGTSIAAIQQASATAWARLFAVPIVMAFNK, from the coding sequence TGGCCCGATCCCGGCGTCGGGCCTTCTCGGCCTTGCGCGCCCAGTCTTTACCTTCGATCCCGGCCAGGCTCCGCTCGCCACTCCTCGTCGCCGTCTCGATCGTTGTCGGCATGGTGGGCTGGAGCGGCCAAGTGCTTGCGCTTCCAGTCGCGATTATCTTTCCAGCGCTATGGGCGCACTCGCCCTCACGGCTGGTCGCCGGCCTGATGTCGGCTGGGTATTTCCTTGCTGCCTCGCGCGGACTGCCGCAGGGGGTGGCGAATTTCTACGCCGCCGATGTCTGGTCCGGCCTTTTGCTCTGGATTGCTGCGTCCCTTGCCTTCATGGCCGTGCATACGGTGCTCTGGGCAAAGCGACCGGAACAGGGGCGTCCACGAAGGATTGCGCTGCGATATCTGGCGGCGATGGTGCTGACGGGGCTGCCGCCCTTCGGCATCACCGGCTGGGCGAACCCGCTGACGGCAGCTGGCGTGCTGTTTCCAGGGTGCGGATGGTGGGGGCTTGCGGCTACCACCACTGGCCTCGCGATGATGACATCGCGATTCTGGCCGGCTGCAGTTCTTGCCTTGTCAGGCTTTTGGCTCTGGTCCGCCGCAACGTGGACGCAACCCGATCTACCGCAGGCATGGCAGGGCGTCGACCTTAAATATGGAGTGAGCCTCGGTCGCGACGCTTCGCTCGAGCGTCATCGTGGTCTGGTCGCAATTGTTCGGGCTCTGGCCGATGATGGAACGCGCTTCGTTGTTCTACCCGAAAGCGCCCTCGGCTTCTGGACGCCGACAGTCAAACACCTCTGGCAGAACGGGTTGCAAGGAACGGACCTCAGCGTGATCGCCGGCGCGGCCGTCATCGACGAGCGCGGCTACGTCAATGTCATGGTCGCGATCTCCGCACACGATGCCCATGTCATCTATCGCGAACGCATGCCGGTTCCCGTATCGATGTGGCAGCCCTGGCGCGCTTGGTTTGGGCAGGACGGCGGAGCCCGTGCCAATTTCTTTGCTAACCCGGTTGTCGAACTCTCCGGAACGAAAATAGCGGCGTTGATCTGCTACGAGCAGCTCATCGTCTGGCCTGCCCTCCAGTCCATGCTGTATTCGCCCGATCTCATTGTCGCGACCGGTAATGGCTGGTGGACCGCCGGTACTTCAATCGCAGCAATCCAGCAAGCCAGCGCGACCGCCTGGGCGAGGCTCTTCGCCGTGCCGATCGTCATGGCTTTCAACAAATAA